In Litorimonas taeanensis, one DNA window encodes the following:
- a CDS encoding substrate-binding domain-containing protein, with translation MLFRTLIIGALTFLPLLGCHPSSLSDPERKSRAIRVIGSSTVYPFSTKVAQEFKNQTGYNVIVEATGSGGGHKLFCEGVGPGTPDMTNSSRRQKTTEFDHCAENGVTDIIEVKIGYDGIVIANALDAPQFNLRTKDIYMAFAKYIPTSDEDCTLHENPYRKWSDLNADLPDFQIEVYGPPPTSGTRDAFVEIAMENGARMVPCLAKLYETDREAFLKAAHILREDGAWIDAGESDNALVQTLLNTPTALGVLGYSFLDQNEDKIKAAKIGGVAPEFAKISSGEYPVSRSLFVYFKKANVKTTPGLKELAIELLSDRASGKGGYLNEIGLVPLSEAEREKYRRDVRMLHVNHP, from the coding sequence ATGCTTTTCAGAACACTGATAATCGGCGCTTTGACCTTTCTCCCACTTTTGGGCTGTCATCCGTCTTCATTATCAGACCCAGAGCGTAAATCGCGGGCAATTCGCGTCATTGGTTCATCCACGGTTTATCCCTTTTCAACAAAGGTCGCGCAGGAGTTTAAAAACCAAACAGGATATAATGTTATCGTCGAGGCCACAGGGTCTGGAGGCGGGCATAAATTATTTTGCGAAGGTGTTGGTCCTGGTACGCCAGATATGACGAACTCTTCGCGGCGTCAGAAAACGACTGAATTTGACCATTGCGCCGAAAATGGCGTGACAGACATCATTGAAGTAAAAATTGGATATGATGGGATAGTTATCGCCAATGCGTTGGACGCGCCGCAGTTTAATTTGCGAACAAAAGATATTTATATGGCGTTTGCAAAATATATTCCGACTTCTGACGAAGACTGTACCCTCCATGAAAACCCTTATCGTAAATGGTCAGACTTGAACGCTGACTTGCCTGACTTTCAGATAGAAGTATACGGCCCGCCGCCGACATCTGGCACGCGCGATGCTTTTGTCGAAATCGCTATGGAAAATGGAGCAAGAATGGTGCCTTGTTTGGCCAAACTATATGAGACCGATAGGGAGGCTTTTCTGAAGGCAGCACATATTTTACGAGAAGATGGTGCTTGGATTGATGCAGGGGAAAGCGATAATGCGCTCGTGCAAACCTTATTAAACACGCCTACTGCTTTGGGTGTCTTAGGTTATTCTTTTCTTGATCAGAATGAAGATAAAATTAAAGCCGCCAAAATAGGCGGGGTTGCACCAGAATTTGCAAAAATAAGTTCTGGTGAATACCCCGTATCTCGCTCTTTATTTGTCTATTTTAAAAAGGCCAATGTTAAGACAACGCCCGGCCTGAAAGAGTTAGCAATAGAGCTTCTATCGGACAGAGCGTCGGGTAAGGGGGGGTATTTAAACGAAATTGGCCTTGTTCCATTATCCGAAGCGGAGCGAGAAAAATATCGCAGAGATGTTCGGATGTTGCATGTTAATCACCCTTAA
- a CDS encoding PstA family ABC transporter permease, whose product MTKMSTTSSEIHGKETELVSQHLTPSAKRHLRRRHRKETRFLIYGRGAVFFALSALTWLLVSLVWMGITTFRQNYIQLNVALDAAVIAPDGNVDSEALRRADYREVIRKAMTGLMPEVTDETERMALYDLVSKSGAENEVRQRLYNAPALLGETLQISAPTSDHVDQLLKGHIKRSVPETRRKLSDQQVLWVDVLKDRGVITSKFNSILLSQADSRDPELAGVAGAVIGSVLIILIAFLLALPIGVGAALYLDEFAPRNRWTDYIEISINNLAAVPSIVFGLLGLAIFINILGFQRSIPVVGGMVLALRAFPTIVIATRSALQSVSPSLVDGALSLGASHTQAVFQQKIPLATPGILTGSIIAMAQVLGETAPLLMIGMVAFVTDVPSSIADPATALPVQIFLWSENAERAWVERTAAAILILLFILVMMNGFAIWLRNRLEKRNLN is encoded by the coding sequence ATGACTAAGATGTCTACGACCTCATCGGAAATACACGGCAAAGAAACAGAGCTCGTTTCCCAGCATTTAACGCCGTCAGCAAAACGGCATTTGCGCCGCCGCCACCGCAAGGAAACGCGTTTTCTTATCTATGGACGCGGGGCAGTTTTCTTTGCGCTGTCAGCTTTGACATGGCTATTAGTCAGCTTGGTTTGGATGGGCATAACAACCTTTCGGCAAAACTATATCCAATTAAATGTGGCATTAGACGCGGCAGTGATAGCCCCTGACGGTAATGTCGACTCAGAGGCTTTACGGCGCGCCGATTATAGAGAGGTAATACGCAAGGCTATGACGGGCCTAATGCCTGAGGTAACAGATGAAACTGAACGCATGGCGCTCTATGATTTAGTGTCAAAATCAGGCGCAGAAAATGAGGTTCGCCAAAGGCTCTATAATGCCCCTGCCTTGCTAGGAGAGACTTTGCAGATATCTGCGCCGACATCAGATCATGTTGATCAATTGCTAAAAGGGCATATTAAACGATCTGTGCCTGAGACGAGGCGAAAGCTCTCTGACCAACAAGTGCTTTGGGTTGATGTCTTAAAAGATCGAGGCGTCATAACGTCGAAGTTTAATTCCATCTTATTGAGCCAAGCTGATAGCCGAGACCCTGAATTAGCAGGCGTAGCGGGCGCGGTGATAGGGTCTGTTTTGATTATCCTTATTGCTTTCTTGCTTGCTCTGCCAATCGGTGTAGGCGCGGCTCTATATTTGGATGAATTCGCGCCACGCAATCGATGGACGGATTATATCGAAATTAGCATTAATAACCTTGCCGCAGTACCTTCGATTGTTTTTGGTCTTTTGGGTTTGGCTATTTTTATCAATATTCTGGGTTTTCAACGCTCTATACCTGTCGTTGGCGGCATGGTGCTGGCTTTACGTGCCTTTCCGACTATCGTCATCGCGACGCGCTCAGCATTGCAATCCGTTAGTCCTTCTCTGGTCGATGGCGCTCTGTCATTAGGGGCGTCACATACACAAGCCGTTTTCCAACAGAAAATACCCTTAGCCACACCAGGGATATTAACGGGCTCTATCATTGCGATGGCGCAAGTCTTAGGCGAGACAGCGCCGTTATTGATGATTGGTATGGTGGCCTTTGTAACAGATGTTCCAAGCAGTATTGCTGACCCCGCAACGGCTCTGCCAGTGCAGATTTTCTTATGGTCTGAGAATGCAGAACGCGCTTGGGTCGAGAGAACGGCCGCTGCAATTTTGATTCTGCTCTTTATCTTGGTGATGATGAATGGCTTTGCCATTTGGCTCCGAAACCGGCTTGAAAAACGGAATTTGAACTAA
- a CDS encoding Lrp/AsnC family transcriptional regulator, translated as MSENITPTDVKILEILQVDAARSLESVAEEIGVSLNTCWRRVRALERAGILERRVALVDNEKVGLPLTVFVSIRTDNHSKDWSETFKSAVQGISEIVEFYRLAGDVDYILKMMVASVAHYDEVYQRLISRVKITDVSASFAMEKLKYTTQLPLERVRPR; from the coding sequence ATGAGCGAAAATATTACACCAACTGACGTTAAAATATTAGAAATTCTACAAGTTGATGCCGCGCGTTCTTTGGAGTCGGTCGCCGAAGAAATTGGGGTTTCTTTGAATACATGCTGGCGCAGAGTGCGAGCCTTAGAGAGAGCAGGAATTTTAGAGCGCCGTGTTGCGCTTGTTGATAATGAAAAGGTAGGGCTACCGCTTACGGTATTTGTCTCTATTCGAACGGATAATCATTCTAAAGACTGGTCCGAGACCTTTAAATCCGCCGTGCAAGGAATATCTGAAATCGTTGAGTTTTATCGTTTGGCAGGGGATGTTGACTATATTTTGAAAATGATGGTGGCCAGCGTGGCGCATTATGATGAGGTTTATCAGCGTTTGATCTCGCGTGTAAAAATAACGGATGTTTCCGCTAGCTTTGCTATGGAGAAACTAAAATATACGACGCAGCTCCCTTTAGAGAGGGTTCGTCCGCGCTAA
- the pstB gene encoding phosphate ABC transporter ATP-binding protein PstB has translation MNIENPKFKCRGVKVHYGDYEALKGIDLDIADRSVTAFIGPSGCGKSTFLRTFNRMNDTIEGARVSGSLTMDGQDIYAKNVDPVLLRARVGMVFQKPNPFPKSIYDNVAFGPRIHGLTTHKTELDALVEKSLRRAGLWDEVKDRLKQPGTSLSGGQQQRLVIARAIAVDPEVILMDEPASALDPIATARLESLIQELKERYCIIIVTHSMAQAARVSDRTAYFYLGELIEYDATEKIFTNPGDIRTQDYITGRTG, from the coding sequence ATGAATATTGAAAACCCAAAATTCAAATGCCGAGGCGTGAAAGTTCATTACGGTGACTATGAGGCGTTAAAGGGTATCGATTTGGATATCGCAGACCGAAGTGTAACCGCCTTTATCGGGCCATCGGGTTGCGGGAAATCAACATTTTTGCGCACATTTAACCGTATGAACGATACGATTGAAGGGGCCCGTGTTTCAGGTTCTCTGACAATGGATGGACAAGATATATACGCTAAAAATGTCGACCCTGTTTTATTGCGGGCACGGGTGGGGATGGTTTTCCAAAAACCCAATCCGTTTCCGAAATCCATCTATGATAATGTTGCATTTGGCCCAAGAATTCATGGGCTAACGACGCATAAGACTGAGCTTGATGCTTTGGTTGAGAAATCATTGCGTCGGGCAGGGTTGTGGGATGAGGTTAAGGACAGGTTGAAACAACCCGGAACAAGCCTCTCAGGTGGTCAACAACAACGCCTTGTCATTGCGCGCGCCATTGCCGTCGACCCCGAAGTTATCTTAATGGATGAGCCTGCTTCGGCGCTAGATCCAATTGCGACCGCTCGGCTAGAATCGCTTATACAAGAATTGAAAGAGCGCTATTGTATTATTATCGTGACGCATTCCATGGCCCAAGCCGCACGGGTTTCTGACCGCACGGCTTATTTTTATCTTGGTGAACTTATTGAATATGACGCCACAGAGAAAATTTTTACCAATCCCGGGGATATCCGTACACAAGACTATATCACGGGAAGAACGGGCTAG
- the pstC gene encoding phosphate ABC transporter permease subunit PstC: protein MNSTVIYMLILMVALTFGGFLFNRNLALDLYQDYRFRQFQEQTSRDLSFRSGWHSQASYHGYFTACMVGIALIIVFLLGVSGRGRSPQFDIGWLIAALGTGLAVIALSGRLIGPAFAARIWVERFVHFVLIVLSVIAVLTTLGIIFSLLLESLLFFSEVSIFDFLFGLQWSPQTALRVDQAGQSGAFGAVPIFAGTFLIMAVAIAIAGPVGLMIAIYLSEYASKQTRKIVKPTIEILAGIPTVVYGFFALLTVGPSIRHVAEIMGFSVPTQSALAAGVVIGVMIIPLISSLSDDVINAVPQSIRDGAYALGATKSETMKRVVFAGALPGIISAFLLAISRAIGETMIVVMAAGRASNLTANPFDTATTVTVQIVALVTGDQEFDSPKTLAAFALGLVLFVITLILNMIALSSVRRYRERYD, encoded by the coding sequence TTGAACTCAACCGTAATTTATATGTTGATATTGATGGTCGCTCTGACTTTTGGCGGGTTTTTGTTCAATCGTAATTTGGCACTAGATCTTTACCAAGATTATCGTTTTCGTCAGTTTCAGGAGCAAACCAGTCGGGATTTAAGTTTTCGATCTGGATGGCATTCTCAGGCGAGCTATCATGGCTATTTTACCGCCTGCATGGTCGGGATTGCATTAATCATTGTTTTCCTTTTGGGCGTATCGGGGCGGGGCCGCTCCCCTCAATTTGATATCGGGTGGTTAATTGCAGCACTGGGGACAGGGCTAGCGGTTATTGCCTTATCAGGGCGATTAATTGGCCCGGCCTTTGCGGCGCGAATATGGGTTGAGCGCTTCGTACATTTTGTTCTGATTGTTTTATCTGTCATTGCGGTCTTAACGACTTTGGGAATAATATTTTCGCTACTTTTAGAAAGCCTCTTATTCTTCTCCGAAGTGTCCATATTTGACTTCTTATTCGGCTTGCAATGGTCCCCCCAAACCGCCTTGCGGGTTGATCAAGCGGGGCAATCTGGGGCTTTTGGTGCGGTACCTATTTTCGCCGGGACCTTTCTGATTATGGCCGTGGCCATTGCGATAGCGGGTCCCGTTGGGTTGATGATTGCTATTTATTTGTCAGAATATGCGTCCAAACAAACCCGAAAGATTGTTAAGCCGACGATTGAAATTCTCGCGGGTATACCGACCGTTGTTTATGGTTTTTTTGCCCTGCTGACTGTAGGTCCGTCTATTCGTCATGTTGCAGAAATTATGGGATTTTCTGTTCCAACGCAAAGCGCGCTTGCCGCAGGCGTTGTGATTGGCGTTATGATTATACCATTGATTTCGTCATTATCTGATGATGTGATTAATGCTGTCCCGCAATCCATTAGAGACGGGGCCTATGCCCTTGGGGCCACAAAATCAGAAACAATGAAGCGCGTTGTTTTTGCGGGAGCTTTACCCGGGATAATCAGTGCTTTTCTTTTGGCTATTTCAAGGGCGATTGGAGAAACCATGATTGTCGTCATGGCGGCAGGCCGCGCCTCAAACCTCACCGCCAATCCATTTGATACTGCCACGACCGTGACGGTTCAGATTGTGGCCTTGGTGACAGGAGACCAAGAGTTTGATAGTCCGAAAACTCTAGCAGCCTTTGCGCTTGGCCTAGTTTTATTCGTGATTACTCTTATTCTGAATATGATCGCGCTTTCATCGGTACGTCGATATCGAGAGAGGTATGATTGA
- a CDS encoding pseudouridine synthase — translation MTSWPKLSRLNKMYSLPVYDRPFSYTPPQTPLIIIAENESYILVDKPAGLLSVPGKTEPDCMESRVKDYCSDALTIHRLDMATSGLMIFAKTKAAQRHLGLQFEKRQLKKTYLADITGLPSEPSGRVNLPIWTDWPNRPRQMIDFDKGRRAVTDWTVIQADITRHKARISLHPITGRSHQLRLHMACLGHAILGDRLYASDTVYNQSHRLNLHAHALSFREPDGGAWVTYQADCPF, via the coding sequence ATGACGTCGTGGCCGAAACTGTCACGCCTCAATAAAATGTATTCTCTGCCGGTCTATGACAGGCCCTTTTCTTATACGCCGCCTCAGACTCCCCTCATTATTATAGCCGAAAATGAGAGTTATATTCTAGTCGACAAACCCGCGGGTTTGTTAAGCGTGCCTGGGAAAACAGAACCTGACTGCATGGAGTCTCGGGTCAAGGATTATTGTTCTGATGCGCTGACAATTCACCGATTGGATATGGCCACTTCAGGCTTGATGATTTTCGCAAAAACCAAAGCCGCACAACGGCATTTAGGGTTACAATTTGAAAAGCGGCAATTAAAGAAAACCTATCTTGCAGACATAACAGGCCTGCCGTCAGAACCGTCAGGGCGTGTTAACCTCCCTATATGGACAGACTGGCCAAATCGTCCACGTCAAATGATAGACTTTGACAAGGGCCGCCGCGCGGTCACGGATTGGACCGTGATACAAGCCGACATAACGCGTCACAAAGCCCGCATCTCACTTCACCCCATTACGGGGCGTTCCCATCAGCTTAGGTTACATATGGCCTGTCTAGGGCACGCAATTTTGGGCGACAGGCTTTATGCCTCGGATACGGTTTACAACCAAAGTCATCGATTAAATTTACACGCCCACGCTTTATCCTTTCGGGAACCTGACGGCGGTGCTTGGGTGACATATCAAGCAGATTGCCCATTTTAA
- a CDS encoding PLP-dependent cysteine synthase family protein, with protein sequence MPHDTTLTLETSPAKDIAALPPMFKTLERLVGNTPLIAIDLDYKGQAVTLHAKLEYFNLSGSIKDRMALEVLRCAYKKGELRPGDMIVEATSGNAGIAFCALGRALGHPVRIYMPDWMSQERISLMKSYGADVRLVSHEEGGFIGSIQMAEDLARSRNDVFLPRQFSNDDNCQAHNDTTGPEISAQLGACPDAFVAGVGTGGTVMGVKRALRALCPTVKIHPMEPAESPTLTTGHKVGKHRIQGVSDEFIPDIVKLCELDKVICVNDGDGIIMAQKLSADLGLAVGISSGANLIAALKVQQELLESGQDQATVVTVFADDNKKYLSTDLTRIEPVKDGYLSSDITLKGYSVI encoded by the coding sequence ATGCCACATGATACAACACTGACTTTAGAGACATCTCCGGCAAAGGATATCGCCGCTCTACCGCCCATGTTTAAAACGCTGGAACGTCTTGTCGGTAACACCCCGCTCATCGCTATTGATTTGGATTATAAAGGCCAAGCAGTAACCCTTCATGCCAAACTGGAATATTTCAACTTATCAGGCTCTATCAAGGACCGTATGGCCTTAGAAGTCTTGCGCTGCGCCTATAAAAAAGGGGAACTCCGTCCAGGCGATATGATTGTCGAAGCGACAAGCGGTAATGCCGGCATTGCCTTTTGCGCATTGGGCCGCGCGCTCGGTCACCCCGTCAGAATTTATATGCCCGATTGGATGAGCCAAGAACGCATTTCTTTGATGAAAAGCTATGGCGCAGATGTCAGGCTTGTTAGCCATGAAGAGGGCGGCTTCATTGGCTCCATTCAAATGGCAGAAGACCTCGCTAGATCTCGCAATGATGTATTCTTGCCGCGTCAGTTTTCTAATGATGATAATTGCCAAGCGCATAATGACACGACGGGCCCAGAAATTTCGGCCCAGCTCGGCGCATGCCCAGACGCTTTTGTCGCAGGTGTGGGTACGGGCGGCACGGTTATGGGCGTTAAGCGCGCCCTTCGCGCCCTTTGTCCAACTGTGAAGATCCACCCAATGGAACCAGCAGAAAGCCCAACCTTAACCACAGGTCACAAAGTTGGGAAACACCGTATCCAAGGCGTATCTGATGAATTCATTCCTGACATCGTAAAACTCTGTGAATTAGATAAAGTGATTTGCGTCAATGATGGTGACGGCATCATCATGGCGCAAAAGCTCAGTGCAGACCTTGGCCTTGCCGTTGGCATTTCTTCTGGCGCCAATCTGATTGCCGCATTGAAGGTTCAACAAGAACTCTTAGAATCTGGACAAGACCAAGCCACCGTCGTCACCGTATTTGCAGATGATAATAAAAAATATCTCTCCACGGATTTAACGCGCATTGAACCTGTGAAGGATGGCTATCTTAGCTCAGATATTACACTCAAGGGCTATAGCGTTATTTAA
- a CDS encoding DUF6065 family protein, whose product MKDDTAPFLDAYAIHDVAPEFVPARSRREWMDSFIDRQPYRCLPLTMANATGWELLCPFYLDIEWNGGPSNEDITLSSPDKQAFIPSFAAAHFRAGIVTFHTGYVFKTPPGWAVWCMGPPNWPKDGVYALSGLVETDWLPFPFTMNWQMTRPGKVSFKKGEPFCFITLSEHIRLESVAPKVRRLSSDKKLERDYNNWSKSRAEFNAKLHSGDKDAVKSGWQRHYMKGEKSDGKVGSESHLTKRRMQKPKDFRGSALFKK is encoded by the coding sequence ATGAAAGACGACACCGCCCCATTTCTCGATGCCTATGCCATTCATGATGTCGCGCCTGAATTTGTTCCAGCGCGTTCACGCCGTGAATGGATGGATAGCTTTATAGATCGTCAGCCCTATCGGTGCTTACCCCTGACGATGGCCAATGCTACAGGTTGGGAATTATTATGCCCATTTTATTTGGATATTGAATGGAATGGCGGGCCTAGTAATGAAGACATTACTTTGTCATCACCCGATAAACAGGCCTTTATCCCAAGTTTTGCTGCGGCGCATTTCCGCGCTGGTATTGTTACCTTTCATACGGGGTATGTATTTAAGACACCGCCAGGTTGGGCCGTATGGTGTATGGGTCCCCCAAATTGGCCAAAGGATGGAGTTTACGCCCTCTCAGGATTAGTCGAAACAGATTGGTTGCCTTTTCCGTTTACAATGAATTGGCAAATGACCCGCCCGGGAAAGGTCAGTTTTAAAAAAGGGGAACCTTTTTGTTTTATTACCTTATCTGAACATATTCGATTAGAGAGCGTTGCGCCCAAGGTTAGAAGGCTGAGCAGCGACAAAAAATTAGAACGAGACTATAATAATTGGTCGAAAAGCCGCGCGGAGTTTAACGCTAAATTGCATTCGGGTGATAAGGATGCTGTCAAGTCAGGCTGGCAAAGACACTATATGAAGGGCGAAAAATCAGATGGTAAGGTTGGGTCTGAATCGCATTTGACAAAACGCCGTATGCAAAAGCCAAAAGATTTTAGGGGTTCGGCTTTGTTTAAAAAATAA